Genomic window (Acidobacteriota bacterium):
GTCGTCATCGCGATCGCCTCATTCGGGATCTTCTCCCAAATGCTCATTTGGGCGGTGACGAACAAGGCCGCCTGGACCTACAACAACGGCCGCGAGATCGCCCTCTTGAAATACTGGGGCATCGATGGAATGATACTCCTCGTTCTGGCCATCGTTCTGTCGTTGATCGTGCCGACGCGCGGCGGAATCCACGCCACGAAGCATTAGAATTTTGCCCGGCCTTTTGCTAACCTTGCGATATGCAATCACTGGAGTCCATCCAAACCAACATCGCCTACTCGCCGATGCTCAAGCGTTACACTCTCGCTGAATTTTGGGAACTTCCGGAACCTGACGATCGATCACATTTCGAGTTAATCGAAGGAGTTCTTCACATTGTGCCTCCACCGACAAAACAACACGGCAAGATTGTTGCCGCATTGAACCGTTCATTGATGCGTTTTCTGATAGCCACAAACAGTAACGGAAACGTCTACCATCCCCGTGAAGCAATGTTTTTTGAGAATCTATGGGGAACATATCTCGAGTCGGATATGATGTTTGTGTCCGAGGAACTCGAACGGAAAACGCCGGACGGGCGCTCGTCGGCGACGATAGTTTTCGAATGCATCTCTGCAAGTTCGGGCATTTACGACCGAACGTCGAAGGCCGACACCTATCTTGCGCTCGGCGTCGAGGAACTGTGGCTGATCGATCCGGACACGGGGACGGTCGAAATACGAAACCGGAATTTTCATAACGGCGGGCCGGTGTGGCAAAGACGCCTCTACGGAGCGAATGAAACGGCGGTTTCGAATGTTCTCGCGGACTGGAGCGTCGCGCTGGAAGACGTTTTCGCAGGGTAGGTTCAGTGTCGATCAAATCAGTTCACATCACAAATTACTATCACAAGAACTCCGGCGGGATCAGCACGAGTTTCAATAATCTGCTCGACGCGGCGGCGCGTCATCGGCGCGAAGTTCGGCTCGTCGTGCCCGGGGAAGAATCCGCCGTGGAACAGGTCAACGAATTCGCGAAGATCTATTACGTGCCGGCAAAGTACTCGCCCGTTTTCGACAAACGCTACCGGGTGATGATGCCCTGGCAGTATATGGTCAAAGATTCGCCGATCCGCCAAATACTGCTCGCGGAAATGCCCGATATGATCGAGGTCACCGACAAGTACACGCTGAGTCTCCTGGGCGTGATGATCCGGACCAACAGCTTCAAGAAACTCGGACGGCCGATGCTCGTGCATTTCAGCGCCGAACGGATGGACGACAACGTCGGATCGTTTCTGACTTCGGGCAAGCTCGGCCACTGGTTCGCGCGCCGCGTCATCGGAAACTACACGTTGCCGAACTTCGACTTTCATATCGCCAATTCCGTTTACACCGCCGAGGAGTTTTACAACGCCTACAAGACCGAAACGAATCCGCATCGTTCGGGCCGGTTTTTCAACTTCTGCTGGCGTTTTTTCAAGGCCCCGCGGATTCCGATCGAAGAACGCATCTTCGTTTGTCCGCGCGGCGTGAACGCCGACATCTTTCGCGCCGACCGCCGGAGCGACGAGGTCAGGCGCGAGATGCGCGAACGGGCCGGAATTCCGGCCGAATCGACCGTTTTGCTGTACGCCGGACGTATCTCGCCCGAAAAGAACATCGGATTGCTGGTCGAAATGATGAAGGAACTCGCGGCCGACGAGCGGAACGATTACCGTTTGCTCATCGCCGGCGCCGGCCCGGAAGAGGAATGGCTGAAGGCTCAGGCCGCGAAGCTTTTCCCCGGCAAGATCGTTTGCCTCGGCCATCTCGACAAGGAAACGCTCGCCGATTACTATGCGAACGCCGACGTCTTCGTGCATCCGAATCCGCGCGAGCCGTTCGGAATCGCTCCGCTCGAAGCAATGGTCTCGGGCGCGCCGACACTGGCGCCGAATTCGGGCGGGATCTTGTCCTATGCAACGGAAGACAACGCGTGGCTCGTCGAACCGTCTGGGGCGAAATTCGCCGCCACCGTGCGTTCGATCGTCGCCAAGCCCGAGGAAACCGCCCGGCGCACGGCGAACGCGGTCGAAACGGCGCTTGCGAACACGCGTGTTAAATCGACCGACAATCTTCTTGCAACTTACGACCGGATGTTCGAAGATTTCCAGCGTCGAAAGGAATTGTTTACGGATTTGGAAGAATCGAAGAGGTTCGATTATTTGGGATTGTTGGCCCGATAACTGAAAAAGCTGATAACTGATAGCTGATAGCTGATAGTGATAACTGAAAGCTGATAACTGATAACCGATAACTGATAACTGAGCCGTATTATGTTGGAACTAGTTTTTGCAAATCTAAAGGTTCGGCCGTTCCGGACGCTGATCAGTATCATCGGCGTCGCGCTCGGGGTCGTCCTCGTCGTACTTTTCACCGGGCTTGCGCGCGGGATGACGAACGATATGGCGAAGCGCGCGTCGAACTGGAAGGCCGAGATCGTCTTCACGCGCGTCGGCGCGATGGAACTGACGACTTCGAACGCGTCTGTCTCGACAACTTATGCACAGAAGTTGTTGGAGATCGAAGGTGTCGGCGCGACCGTTCCGGTGATCCGCTACATCACGCCGAACACCAAGGGTCGCTGGGGAATCCTGCAGCTCGACGGGGTCGATTGGGAACCGTTCGCGGCGATGAACGAGATGAAGATCATCGGCGGCCGTGCGCCGACGGCGGCGAACGAGATCGTTGTCGACGAACGTCAGCTTCGTGAGGATAATCGCCAAATCGGCGATACGATGGAGCTTTTCGGCGATCGTCAATATACGGTCGTCGGCATTTTCGCGCCGCCATCGGGCTCGCGCATCAAGATGTCGCTCGGCGCGATGCAGGAAGCGCTGGAAGCGCCCAACAAATGCACGTACATCCTCGTCAAACTGAAGGATGGAGCTGATGTTGACGCGGTCGCGTCGCGCATCAACGAGCGATTGCCGGGCAATAAGATCAACTTGACGCGCGACCTCGTCATCGACGCCCAGGAGCGTATTCCGGCGCTCAACACGTTCCTCCGGGCGCTTGTCGGACTGGGGGCGTTCGTATCGACGATCTTCGTCCTGCTTTCGATGTACACGACGATCACCGAACGCCGCAAAGAGATCGGAATTCTAAAATCGCTCGGCGCGTCGAGTTCGTTCATAATCCGTGTGATCGAAGGCGAAGCGTTTCTGATCGGGCTGTTCGGCGTCATCGGCGGCTTTGCCGTTTCGTTCATCGCCTCTTACCTGATCGAGAGCGGCTTCGAACTTCAGTTCGAATTCAGCCGTGGCTGGATCTTGACGGCGGCGCTGATCGCGATCGGCGGCAGCCTTTTCGGCGCGCTCTATCCGGCCTGGAAGGCTTCGACCATCGACCCGGTCGAGGTGATGGTCAATGAGTGAGCCGATTTGGGATTTGTGATTTGGGATATTTGGGATTTGCGATTTGCGATTTGCGATTTGGGAATTGCGATTTTTTGAATTCGTGATCTGATTTTTGGAATTCTGGAATCCGAATTCCCAATCTGGAATTTGGAATCTGGAATTTGAAGCTTTGCGATTTGCGGAGATTCGGAGTTTCGAATTCTTATCTTTAATCCTCGGATGACGAAAAAATTGGTCAAGAATGCGGTTATCCAACCGGCGGCCTCGAAGCGGCAGAGCGTTTTG
Coding sequences:
- a CDS encoding glycosyltransferase — protein: MSIKSVHITNYYHKNSGGISTSFNNLLDAAARHRREVRLVVPGEESAVEQVNEFAKIYYVPAKYSPVFDKRYRVMMPWQYMVKDSPIRQILLAEMPDMIEVTDKYTLSLLGVMIRTNSFKKLGRPMLVHFSAERMDDNVGSFLTSGKLGHWFARRVIGNYTLPNFDFHIANSVYTAEEFYNAYKTETNPHRSGRFFNFCWRFFKAPRIPIEERIFVCPRGVNADIFRADRRSDEVRREMRERAGIPAESTVLLYAGRISPEKNIGLLVEMMKELAADERNDYRLLIAGAGPEEEWLKAQAAKLFPGKIVCLGHLDKETLADYYANADVFVHPNPREPFGIAPLEAMVSGAPTLAPNSGGILSYATEDNAWLVEPSGAKFAATVRSIVAKPEETARRTANAVETALANTRVKSTDNLLATYDRMFEDFQRRKELFTDLEESKRFDYLGLLAR
- a CDS encoding ABC transporter permease — its product is MLELVFANLKVRPFRTLISIIGVALGVVLVVLFTGLARGMTNDMAKRASNWKAEIVFTRVGAMELTTSNASVSTTYAQKLLEIEGVGATVPVIRYITPNTKGRWGILQLDGVDWEPFAAMNEMKIIGGRAPTAANEIVVDERQLREDNRQIGDTMELFGDRQYTVVGIFAPPSGSRIKMSLGAMQEALEAPNKCTYILVKLKDGADVDAVASRINERLPGNKINLTRDLVIDAQERIPALNTFLRALVGLGAFVSTIFVLLSMYTTITERRKEIGILKSLGASSSFIIRVIEGEAFLIGLFGVIGGFAVSFIASYLIESGFELQFEFSRGWILTAALIAIGGSLFGALYPAWKASTIDPVEVMVNE
- a CDS encoding Uma2 family endonuclease — protein: MQSLESIQTNIAYSPMLKRYTLAEFWELPEPDDRSHFELIEGVLHIVPPPTKQHGKIVAALNRSLMRFLIATNSNGNVYHPREAMFFENLWGTYLESDMMFVSEELERKTPDGRSSATIVFECISASSGIYDRTSKADTYLALGVEELWLIDPDTGTVEIRNRNFHNGGPVWQRRLYGANETAVSNVLADWSVALEDVFAG